From Polypterus senegalus isolate Bchr_013 chromosome 15, ASM1683550v1, whole genome shotgun sequence, the proteins below share one genomic window:
- the LOC120515810 gene encoding uncharacterized protein LOC120515810 isoform X2 — protein sequence MLPLCKGLQWVAAHHQRSVTVDKVKELATALSSSMDRKFLRMEYNTVLSETTALDPRFKKVAFHDSRAVDEAFQRISAAAARCHPSSLSAPPSEGQEEEIGAGATSQEPQASAVWRLFDERATGDTAGRNPTADAMLELRSYLEKPLIQRAEDPLSWWEAKGAVYPRLVKVMGERLCIVATSVLSERVFSKTGQIITERRNRIGPSKLRLLAFLNANLA from the coding sequence ATGCTTCCTCTCTGCAAGGGTCTACAGTGGGTAGCAGCCCACCACCAACGGAGTGTAACAGTGGATAAAGTAAAGGAGCTGGCTACCGCTCTTTCTTCATCCATGGACAGAAAATTTCTGAGGATGGAGTACAACACTGTGCTTTCAGAAACCACTGCTCTGGACCCCCGGTTTAAAAAGGTAGCATTTCATGACAGCAGAGCTGTAGATGAGGCATTTCAAAGAATaagtgcagcagcagcaagatGCCACCCCAGCAGCCTGTCTGCTCCTCCATCAGAGGGCCAAGAAGAAGAAATTGGAGCAGGGGCGACTTCACAGGAACCACAAGCTTCTGCTGTGTGGAGGCTCTTTGACGAAAGAGCaacaggagacactgcagggagaaaCCCTACAGCTGATGCTATGCTGGAGTTGAGGTCCTATCTTGAGAAGCCCCTCATCCAAAGAGCTGAAGACCCACTGAGCTGGTGGGAGGCCAAGGGTGCAGTCTACCCACGCCTGGTTAAGGTAATGGGAGAAAGACTTTGCATTGTCGCTACATCGGTCCTCTCAGAAAGAGTCTTCTcaaaaacaggacaaataatCACGGAGAGGAGAAATCGCATTGGCCCATCTAAGCTGAGGCTTCTGGCATTTCTGAATGCCAACCTGGcctaa
- the LOC120515810 gene encoding uncharacterized protein LOC120515810 isoform X1 — protein MLLPPTRIRAVPACNIKTSKMLPLCKGLQWVAAHHQRSVTVDKVKELATALSSSMDRKFLRMEYNTVLSETTALDPRFKKVAFHDSRAVDEAFQRISAAAARCHPSSLSAPPSEGQEEEIGAGATSQEPQASAVWRLFDERATGDTAGRNPTADAMLELRSYLEKPLIQRAEDPLSWWEAKGAVYPRLVKVMGERLCIVATSVLSERVFSKTGQIITERRNRIGPSKLRLLAFLNANLA, from the exons ATGCTGTTGCCACCGACGCGGATCCGGGCAGTCCCTGCCTGCAACATAAAAA ccTCCAAAATGCTTCCTCTCTGCAAGGGTCTACAGTGGGTAGCAGCCCACCACCAACGGAGTGTAACAGTGGATAAAGTAAAGGAGCTGGCTACCGCTCTTTCTTCATCCATGGACAGAAAATTTCTGAGGATGGAGTACAACACTGTGCTTTCAGAAACCACTGCTCTGGACCCCCGGTTTAAAAAGGTAGCATTTCATGACAGCAGAGCTGTAGATGAGGCATTTCAAAGAATaagtgcagcagcagcaagatGCCACCCCAGCAGCCTGTCTGCTCCTCCATCAGAGGGCCAAGAAGAAGAAATTGGAGCAGGGGCGACTTCACAGGAACCACAAGCTTCTGCTGTGTGGAGGCTCTTTGACGAAAGAGCaacaggagacactgcagggagaaaCCCTACAGCTGATGCTATGCTGGAGTTGAGGTCCTATCTTGAGAAGCCCCTCATCCAAAGAGCTGAAGACCCACTGAGCTGGTGGGAGGCCAAGGGTGCAGTCTACCCACGCCTGGTTAAGGTAATGGGAGAAAGACTTTGCATTGTCGCTACATCGGTCCTCTCAGAAAGAGTCTTCTcaaaaacaggacaaataatCACGGAGAGGAGAAATCGCATTGGCCCATCTAAGCTGAGGCTTCTGGCATTTCTGAATGCCAACCTGGcctaa